In Deltaproteobacteria bacterium, the genomic stretch CTTATCATAACATTCCTTTGGGTGTTCCTTTGGCTTGTGTATTTTCAAAAAATAAGCTTGGTTGGGATAAAATTATGACATACCCATCTTGGCTTTTAATGCCGCCAATGAGTCGGCCGCCTTAATTTCGTTAGCGCTACCACTAGCTAAGGCTTTATCAATTTCAGCATCGACACTAGTCTCAATTAGCGCAATTTCACCATATGATTGGGCCAATGCCTCTTCTTCTGCTACTTTAGTCTTCATTTTTTCGAGCATGGCAACGGTGCCAGATGAATCAACTTGGGCTAACTGTTCATTTAACTTTCTTGTTGCGCCAGCAACTTTAGCGCGGGCTTTAAGCGTTGACAGCTCGCTTTCCCAGGTGCTGATTTTGCTTTTTAGTTTTTTAACGTTAGCTTCAAGTTGCGCTACCATAGTATCTTGTTTTTGCAAATCTCTGGTGGTGGTTAAAGCTTGCGTACTTGCAGCTTCTTTTTTGGCTAGCGCTTCACCGGCTAATCTATCTGCTTCACCACTATCAAGCGCACCGCTTTGAGCTTTTTGCAACAACAGCATGGCTTTCTTTTCATAAGAAGCTGCATTCTGTTTTTGTTCTTCAGCGTCACGGCGAGTACGAATTTGCAACGCTTTAACTTCAGCTAGACTTTGCAAACTCGCTTGTAAGTCTTTTTTCAGATCACGAATGCCCTGTTCGGTCATCTTAATCGGGTCTTCGAATTTATCTATTGCTGCATGCGCTTCAGATTCAGCTACTTTAAATAATCGTTTAAAAATTCCCACGTTATCTCTCCCAAGCGTTTCTTAGACAGTAGCAAATTTAATTAACTCTTGTGCGTGTTCAGCCATCGCTAAGCTAAGTGCATTAATTGAACCTTCAAGTTCATTAAGGTCGAGATTAGCTAGCTGCAGTGTGTCACGAAACAGTACACGTTCACCAGAATCATCAAGTACAAAAGCGCCATGAACCAAGGTGCGGTTAATCTGCAGTAACCGTTTATACACTGCAGCATCAGCGTTTTTAAGATTAAAAATATGCTGTTCAAGAATTAAAATCGGAGCTTCGCAGTCAATAATGAGATTTTTTATACCCTGCGATTCATCATCAATAACGACAATTTCTTCAGCAGTATTCTCACTAGTAATTGCATAGCCTAGTTCAGCTAAATAGCCTTTTACTTTTTCTAAAGCACTCATAAACGCCCTCCTGCATGTTCTTTTTCAAAATACGCCATTGCTTCATTTAAAACTTTGGTAATCTCTTCGGCAATTTTTACTTTATCCACGTTTTGTTCATGTTTATCTGGGTGATACTTACGTAATAAACGCCGATATGCTGCTTTAATTTCGGTATACGTCGCTCCTTTGGCTAATTCAAGAT encodes the following:
- a CDS encoding PspA/IM30 family protein, which encodes MGIFKRLFKVAESEAHAAIDKFEDPIKMTEQGIRDLKKDLQASLQSLAEVKALQIRTRRDAEEQKQNAASYEKKAMLLLQKAQSGALDSGEADRLAGEALAKKEAASTQALTTTRDLQKQDTMVAQLEANVKKLKSKISTWESELSTLKARAKVAGATRKLNEQLAQVDSSGTVAMLEKMKTKVAEEEALAQSYGEIALIETSVDAEIDKALASGSANEIKAADSLAALKAKMGMS
- a CDS encoding YbjN domain-containing protein — protein: MSALEKVKGYLAELGYAITSENTAEEIVVIDDESQGIKNLIIDCEAPILILEQHIFNLKNADAAVYKRLLQINRTLVHGAFVLDDSGERVLFRDTLQLANLDLNELEGSINALSLAMAEHAQELIKFATV